From a region of the Drosophila ananassae strain 14024-0371.13 chromosome XL, ASM1763931v2, whole genome shotgun sequence genome:
- the LOC6503609 gene encoding retinol dehydrogenase 12 codes for MSSEPSSGSGTPFPPGFDPAAESAEKTLCFRGFWAWFVLILLIVIFVAAIMWLLRKCIQGPIYRKANRIDGKVVIVTGCNTGIGKETALELAKRGARVYMACRDPGRCEATRLEIMKSSQNQQLFNRTLDLGSLQSVRNFVERFKAEETRLDLLINNAGVMACPRSLTADGFEQQIGVNHLGHFLLTNLLLDRLKQSAPSRIVVVSSAAHLFGRINRDDLMSEKKYGKFFGAYSQSKLANILFTRKLSAMLKDTGVTVNCCHPGVVRTELNRHFAGPNWMKSALQVVSLYLFKTPKAGAQTTLKLALDPQLEGSTGGYYSDCIRWPLVPWARSTDTADWLWRESEKLVGLPPSSSSSPPTESPGRNGTSNGNGSSGPGAMQSVDTVVVNRS; via the exons ATGTCCTCTGAACCTTCATCCGGATCAGGCACACCCTTTCCTCCTGGTTTCGATCCTGCGGCCGAGTCAGCTGAGAAGACTCTCTGCTTCCGGGGATTCTGGGCCTGGTTTGTTCTCATCCTCCTGATAGTCATCTTCGTTGCGGCCATCATGTGGTTGCTGAGGAAGTGCATCCAAGGACCCATCTACCGCAAGGCCAACAGGATAGATGGGAAG GTCGTCATCGTCACGGGCTGCAATACGGGAATTGGCAAAGAAACCGCTCTGGAGCTGGCCAAGCGAGGAGCTAGGGTCTACATGGCCTGTCGGGATCCGGGTAGGTGCGAGGCCACCCGCCTGGAGATCATGAAGAGCAGCCAGAACCAGCAGCTCTTCAATCGCACCCTGGACCTGGGCTCCCTGCAGTCCGTCCGGAACTTCGTGGAGCGCTTCAAGGCCGAGGAGACCCGGTTGGATCTCCTGATCAACAATGCCGGGGTGATGGCCTGTCCCCGATCCCTCACCGCCGACGGATTCGAGCAGCAAATTGGCGTCAATCACCTGGGCCACTTCCTGCTGACCAACCTACTGCTGGACCGGCTCAAGCAGAGTGCTCCCAGCCGGATTGTGGTGGTCAGTTCGGCGGCCCACCTGTTCGGGCGGATCAACCGCGACGATCTGATGAGCGAGAAGAAGTACGGCAAGTTCTTCGGTGCCTACAGCCAGTCCAAGTTGGCCAACATCCTGTTCACCCGGAAGCTATCCGCCATGCTCAAGGATACGGGTGTGACGGTCAACTGCTGTCATCCGGGTGTGGTGCGCACGGAGCTGAACCGCCACTTTGCCGGTCCCAATTGGATGAAAAGTGCCCTCCAGGTGGTGTCCCTCTATCTCTTCAAGACGCCCAAGGCCGGGGCCCAGACCACACTGAAGCTGGCCCTCGATCCGCAGCTGGAGGGCTCCACGGGCGGCTACTACTCGGACTGCATTCGCTGGCCATTGGTGCCGTGGGCGAGGAGCACCGATACCGCCGACTGGTTGTGGCGGGAAAGTGAGAAGCTGGTGGGTCTGccgccctcctcctcctcctccccccCAACCGAATCACCTGGCCGCAATGGGACAAGTAACGGGAACGGAAGCTCCGGACCGGGAGCCATGCAATCGGTGGACACTGTGGTGGTGAATCGATCGTAG
- the LOC6503611 gene encoding septin-1, translated as MADTKGFSSIETPGYVGFANLPNQVHRKSVKKGFEFTLMVVGESGLGKSTLVNSLFLTDLYPERIIPDAIEKQKQTVKLEASTVEIEERGVKLRLTVVDTPGFGDAIDNSNSFGAILEYIDEQYERFLRDESGLNRRNIVDNRIHCCFYFISPFGHGLKPLDVEFMKKLHSKVNIVPVIAKADCLTKKEILRLKCRIMQEIESHGIKIYPLPDCDSDEDEDYKEQVKQLKEAVPFAVCGANTLLEVKGKKVRGRLYPWGVVEVENPDHCDFIKLRTMLITHMQDLQEVTQEVHYENYRSDRLAKGIKSGKGPGENGVKPERESIVPGQASVLSEKDRILQEKEAELRRMQEMLAQMQARMQAQQ; from the exons atggcCGACACAAAGGGC TTTTCTAGCATCGAGACGCCCGGCTACGTGGGCTTCGCTAATCTACCCAACCAGGTCCACCGCAAGTCCGTGAAGAAGGGCTTCGAGTTCACGCTGATGGTGGTGGGGGAGTCGGGCCTGGGGAAGTCCACGCTGGTGAACAGCCTCTTCCTCACGGACCTTTACCCAGAGCGCATCATTCCAGATGCCATAG agaaacaaaaacagactGTTAAGCTGGAAGCCTCAACCGTGGAGATCGAGGAGCGGGGAGTCAAGCTGCGTCTCACTGTGGTGGACACTCCCGGTTTCGGGGATGCCATTGACAACTCGAATAGCTTCGGAGCGATTCTGGAGTACATTGACGAGCAATACGAGCGCTTTCTGCGCGACGAAAGTGGCCTAAACAGACGCAACATTGTGGACAATCGCATTCATTGCTGCTTCTACTTTATCTCTCCGTTTGGACACGG CCTTAAGCCCCTCGACGTGGAGTTCATGAAGAAACTACACTCTAAAGTCAATATTGTGCCGGTGATCGCGAAGGCGGACTGCCTCACCAAGAAGGAGATCCTGCGCCTCAAGTGCCGCATCATGCAGGAGATCGAGAGCCACGGCATCAAGATCTACCCACTGCCAGACTGTGATTCCGACGAGGATGAAGACTACAAGGAGCAGGTGAAGCAACTGAAGGAAGCTGTGCCTTTCGCCGTCTGCGGCGCCAACACTCTGCTCGAGGTCAAGGGCAAGAAGGTTCGCGGTCGCCTCTATCCATGGGGCGTTGTCGAGGTGGAGAATCCCGACCACTGCGACTTCATCAAGCTGCGCACCATGCTGAT CACCCACATGCAGGACCTGCAGGAAGTGACGCAGGAGGTGCACTACGAGAACTATCGCTCCGATCGCCTGGCCAAGGGCATTAAGAGCGGTAAGGGGCCCGGCGAAAATGGTGTGAAGCCGGAGCGAGAAAGCATCGTGCCGGGCCAGGCCAGTGTGCTGTCGGAGAAGGATCGCATACTGCAGGAGAAGGAGGCCGAGCTGAGGCGTATGCAGGAGATGCTGGCCCAGATGCAGGCGCGCATGCAGGCCCAGCAGTGA